Proteins from one Syngnathus scovelli strain Florida chromosome 17, RoL_Ssco_1.2, whole genome shotgun sequence genomic window:
- the LOC125984764 gene encoding protein phosphatase 1L isoform X1: MSGVVSLLISRRTKRMRVTRPACGSRSRSSSSSSRRRGTSSGRPLWCPWPETLFLLCISLALWSYFFHTDEVKTIVKSSRDAVKMVKGKVAEMMHNERLGGLNVLDAEFSKTWEFKSDNVAVYSIQGRRDHMEDRYEVLTDIANKSHPSIFGIFDGHGGEAAADYVKAHLPESLKQQLQALEREKKESAQSYASILEQRILNVDREILDKLSANHDEAGTTCLVALLSDRELTVANVGDSRGVLCDKDGNAVALSHDHKPYQFKERKRIKRAGGFISFNGSWRVQGILAMSRSLGDYPLKNLHVVIPDPDIVTFDLDKLQPEFMILASDGLWDAFSNEEAVRFVRQRLDEPHFGAKSIVLQSFYRGCPDNITVMVVKFKSGPGGSKAGD, from the exons ATGTCGGGAGTCGTTTCGCTGCTGATTTCGAGGCGAACGAAGCGCATGAGGGTGACCCGGCCGGCGTGCGGTAGTCGCagtcgcagcagcagcagcagcagccgccgccgcgGCACAAGCTCCGGCAGGCCTCTGTGGTGTCCGTG GCCGGAGACGTTGTTCCTGCTATGTATCAGCCTGGCGCTATGGAGCTACTTCTTCCACACGGACGAGGTCAAGACTATTGTCAAGTCAAGCCGCGACGCCGTGAAGATGGTGAAGGGCAAAGTGGCCGAGATGATGCACAACGAGCGGCTGGGAGGCCTCAACGTGCTGGACGCAGAGTTCTCCAAGACCTGGGAGTTCAAGAGCGACAACGTGGCCGTGTACTCAATACAAGGCAGAAGGGATCACATGGAGGATCGCTACGAGGTGCTCACCGACATCGCGAACAAGAGCCACCCGTCCATCTTCGGCATCTTTGACGGCCACGGCGGAGAG GCTGCAGCAGACTACGTGAAGGCTCACCTGCCCGAATCCTTGAAGCAGCAGCTGCAGGCGTTGGAGCGAGAAAAGAAGGAGAGCGCTCAGTCTTACGCCAGCATCCTGGAGCAGCGCATCCTGAACGTGGACCGAGAGATCCTGGACAAGCTGTCTGCCAATCACGACGAAGCGG GAACCACGTGTCTGGTGGCACTCCTGTCAGACCGAGAATTGACAGTAGCCAACGTGGGCGATTCCCGCGGCGTCCTGTGCGACAAAGACGGCAATGCCGTGGCACTGTCACACGACCACAAACCGTATCAGTTCAAAGAGCGCAAGAGGATCAAGCGGGCGG GAGGCTTCATCAGTTTTAACGGTTCCTGGAGAGTCCAGGGAATTCTGGCCATGTCCCGCTCCCTCGGCGACTACCCGCTAAAGAACCTGCACGTGGTCATCCCCGACCCGGACATCGTGACGTTCGACCTGGACAAACTGCAGCCTGAGTTCATGATCCTGGCGTCCGACGGCCTGTGGGACGCTTTCAGCAACGAAGAGGCGGTGCGCTTTGTCCGCCAACGCCTGGACGAGCCGCACTTTGGCGCCAAAAGCATCGTCCTGCAGTCCTTCTACCGCGGTTGCCCAGACAACATCACCGTCATGGTGGTCAAGTTCAAAAGCGGGCCAGGAGGGAGCAAGGCGGGAGACTAA
- the LOC125984764 gene encoding protein phosphatase 1L isoform X3 — protein MVKGKVAEMMHNERLGGLNVLDAEFSKTWEFKSDNVAVYSIQGRRDHMEDRYEVLTDIANKSHPSIFGIFDGHGGEAAADYVKAHLPESLKQQLQALEREKKESAQSYASILEQRILNVDREILDKLSANHDEAGTTCLVALLSDRELTVANVGDSRGVLCDKDGNAVALSHDHKPYQFKERKRIKRAGGFISFNGSWRVQGILAMSRSLGDYPLKNLHVVIPDPDIVTFDLDKLQPEFMILASDGLWDAFSNEEAVRFVRQRLDEPHFGAKSIVLQSFYRGCPDNITVMVVKFKSGPGGSKAGD, from the exons ATGGTGAAGGGCAAAGTGGCCGAGATGATGCACAACGAGCGGCTGGGAGGCCTCAACGTGCTGGACGCAGAGTTCTCCAAGACCTGGGAGTTCAAGAGCGACAACGTGGCCGTGTACTCAATACAAGGCAGAAGGGATCACATGGAGGATCGCTACGAGGTGCTCACCGACATCGCGAACAAGAGCCACCCGTCCATCTTCGGCATCTTTGACGGCCACGGCGGAGAG GCTGCAGCAGACTACGTGAAGGCTCACCTGCCCGAATCCTTGAAGCAGCAGCTGCAGGCGTTGGAGCGAGAAAAGAAGGAGAGCGCTCAGTCTTACGCCAGCATCCTGGAGCAGCGCATCCTGAACGTGGACCGAGAGATCCTGGACAAGCTGTCTGCCAATCACGACGAAGCGG GAACCACGTGTCTGGTGGCACTCCTGTCAGACCGAGAATTGACAGTAGCCAACGTGGGCGATTCCCGCGGCGTCCTGTGCGACAAAGACGGCAATGCCGTGGCACTGTCACACGACCACAAACCGTATCAGTTCAAAGAGCGCAAGAGGATCAAGCGGGCGG GAGGCTTCATCAGTTTTAACGGTTCCTGGAGAGTCCAGGGAATTCTGGCCATGTCCCGCTCCCTCGGCGACTACCCGCTAAAGAACCTGCACGTGGTCATCCCCGACCCGGACATCGTGACGTTCGACCTGGACAAACTGCAGCCTGAGTTCATGATCCTGGCGTCCGACGGCCTGTGGGACGCTTTCAGCAACGAAGAGGCGGTGCGCTTTGTCCGCCAACGCCTGGACGAGCCGCACTTTGGCGCCAAAAGCATCGTCCTGCAGTCCTTCTACCGCGGTTGCCCAGACAACATCACCGTCATGGTGGTCAAGTTCAAAAGCGGGCCAGGAGGGAGCAAGGCGGGAGACTAA
- the LOC125984764 gene encoding protein phosphatase 1L isoform X2, with protein sequence MFACVLLCFKDSKWDVKTSVLRSRQAGRPETLFLLCISLALWSYFFHTDEVKTIVKSSRDAVKMVKGKVAEMMHNERLGGLNVLDAEFSKTWEFKSDNVAVYSIQGRRDHMEDRYEVLTDIANKSHPSIFGIFDGHGGEAAADYVKAHLPESLKQQLQALEREKKESAQSYASILEQRILNVDREILDKLSANHDEAGTTCLVALLSDRELTVANVGDSRGVLCDKDGNAVALSHDHKPYQFKERKRIKRAGGFISFNGSWRVQGILAMSRSLGDYPLKNLHVVIPDPDIVTFDLDKLQPEFMILASDGLWDAFSNEEAVRFVRQRLDEPHFGAKSIVLQSFYRGCPDNITVMVVKFKSGPGGSKAGD encoded by the exons ATGTTTGCGTGCGTGCTTTTGTGTTTCAAGGATTCGAAGTGGGATGTTAAAACGAGCGTCCTTcgcagcaggcaggcaggtag GCCGGAGACGTTGTTCCTGCTATGTATCAGCCTGGCGCTATGGAGCTACTTCTTCCACACGGACGAGGTCAAGACTATTGTCAAGTCAAGCCGCGACGCCGTGAAGATGGTGAAGGGCAAAGTGGCCGAGATGATGCACAACGAGCGGCTGGGAGGCCTCAACGTGCTGGACGCAGAGTTCTCCAAGACCTGGGAGTTCAAGAGCGACAACGTGGCCGTGTACTCAATACAAGGCAGAAGGGATCACATGGAGGATCGCTACGAGGTGCTCACCGACATCGCGAACAAGAGCCACCCGTCCATCTTCGGCATCTTTGACGGCCACGGCGGAGAG GCTGCAGCAGACTACGTGAAGGCTCACCTGCCCGAATCCTTGAAGCAGCAGCTGCAGGCGTTGGAGCGAGAAAAGAAGGAGAGCGCTCAGTCTTACGCCAGCATCCTGGAGCAGCGCATCCTGAACGTGGACCGAGAGATCCTGGACAAGCTGTCTGCCAATCACGACGAAGCGG GAACCACGTGTCTGGTGGCACTCCTGTCAGACCGAGAATTGACAGTAGCCAACGTGGGCGATTCCCGCGGCGTCCTGTGCGACAAAGACGGCAATGCCGTGGCACTGTCACACGACCACAAACCGTATCAGTTCAAAGAGCGCAAGAGGATCAAGCGGGCGG GAGGCTTCATCAGTTTTAACGGTTCCTGGAGAGTCCAGGGAATTCTGGCCATGTCCCGCTCCCTCGGCGACTACCCGCTAAAGAACCTGCACGTGGTCATCCCCGACCCGGACATCGTGACGTTCGACCTGGACAAACTGCAGCCTGAGTTCATGATCCTGGCGTCCGACGGCCTGTGGGACGCTTTCAGCAACGAAGAGGCGGTGCGCTTTGTCCGCCAACGCCTGGACGAGCCGCACTTTGGCGCCAAAAGCATCGTCCTGCAGTCCTTCTACCGCGGTTGCCCAGACAACATCACCGTCATGGTGGTCAAGTTCAAAAGCGGGCCAGGAGGGAGCAAGGCGGGAGACTAA
- the arl14 gene encoding ADP-ribosylation factor-like protein 14 has protein sequence MGQRGSTQPEARVLLLGLDNAGKSTLLYKMKHNRLVGTVPTIGFNVEMFDVKKKKKNFALTVWDVGGQTEMRRHWPTFHQDTVAVVFVVDAADRDRAAEAKRELENTLTSEQLRGRPLAVLANKQDVDGSMTVTEIIDSFHLRKTCGDRDWFAQPCSASTGFGLEEALKRIGHMIKPPTESAPNVKENIRDTMNYIKFKSVRR, from the coding sequence ATGGGGCAGCGGGGCTCCACGCAACCCGAGGCCCGGGTCCTCCTGCTGGGTCTGGACAACGCGGGCAAGTCCACCCTCCTGTACAAGATGAAACACAACAGGTTAGTCGGCACCGTCCCCACCATTGGCTTCAACGTGGAAATGTTTGacgtgaagaagaaaaagaagaacttTGCTCTGAccgtgtgggacgtgggcggccAGACGGAAATGCGCCGCCACTGGCCGACTTTCCACCAGGACACGGTGGCAGTCGTCTTCGTGGTGGACGCCGCCGACCGGGACAGGGCGGCCGAGGCCAAGCGGGAGCTGGAGAACACGCTGACCAGCGAGCAGCTCCGCGGGCGTCCGCTGGCCGTTCTCGCCAATAAGCAGGACGTAGACGGCTCTATGACCGTGACGGAAATCATAGACAGCTTTCACCTGCGGAAGACCTGCGGCGACAGGGACTGGTTCGCTCAGCCGTGCTCCGCGTCCACGGGCTTCGGCCTGGAAGAGGCTCTCAAAAGGATCGGCCACATGATCAAACCCCCGACGGAATCGGCGCCCAACGTCAAGGAGAACATTCGGGACACCATGAATTAcatcaaatttaaatccgttagGCGTTGA